A single window of Bradyrhizobium daqingense DNA harbors:
- a CDS encoding ABC transporter substrate-binding protein — protein sequence MSEFKTITLRCLLAFSISLAALIARDVGAAETAAPSVAIHFTFDRPLDASMAPFFLAAKDGSFGAEHLSVTFNTVAGSPEALARVAKGDSELALVDINELIRFRDKDHAPPVKAVFVLFNRAPYAIVARKSRGIQLLPDLDGKTVGVADGDLSMRLWPALAQQNGINASRIKFHKISAAVREPILSAGQVDAVAGFSYLSAVNLRDRGVPGADLVVLRYADYGCEAYGFAVVVNPAFAAAKPDAVKGFVRALIAGINATVREPARAAEEAASRIDDGDRNLELERLRTVLADNIVTDEVRHSGLGSVDRARFERSIGQIAQEFKFRKRPAAGEIFDDQFLPPVAGRLIN from the coding sequence ATGTCGGAATTCAAGACGATCACGCTTCGTTGCCTGCTGGCCTTCTCGATCTCGCTTGCGGCGCTGATTGCACGCGATGTCGGCGCGGCCGAGACCGCCGCGCCCTCCGTCGCGATTCACTTCACCTTCGACCGTCCGCTGGACGCGAGCATGGCGCCGTTCTTCCTGGCCGCGAAGGATGGCAGCTTCGGCGCCGAGCATCTCAGCGTGACCTTCAACACCGTCGCCGGATCGCCGGAAGCGCTCGCGCGCGTCGCCAAGGGCGACAGCGAGCTCGCGCTCGTCGACATCAACGAGTTGATCCGCTTTCGCGACAAGGACCATGCGCCGCCGGTCAAGGCCGTGTTCGTGCTGTTCAACCGCGCACCCTACGCGATCGTCGCGCGCAAGAGTCGCGGCATCCAGCTGCTGCCCGACCTCGACGGCAAGACCGTCGGCGTTGCCGACGGCGATCTGTCGATGCGGCTATGGCCGGCGCTGGCGCAGCAGAACGGAATCAATGCATCGCGCATCAAATTCCACAAGATCAGCGCGGCGGTGCGCGAGCCGATCCTTTCCGCGGGCCAGGTCGATGCAGTCGCGGGCTTCAGCTACCTCTCGGCGGTGAACCTGCGCGACCGCGGCGTGCCTGGAGCCGATCTCGTCGTGCTCCGCTATGCGGACTATGGCTGCGAAGCCTATGGCTTTGCCGTGGTGGTCAATCCCGCCTTCGCCGCAGCAAAGCCGGATGCCGTGAAGGGCTTCGTCCGCGCCTTGATCGCTGGCATCAACGCCACCGTCAGGGAGCCCGCCCGCGCGGCGGAGGAGGCCGCGAGCCGCATCGATGACGGCGACCGCAACCTGGAGCTGGAACGCCTGCGCACCGTCCTCGCCGACAACATCGTGACCGACGAGGTCAGGCACAGCGGTCTCGGCAGCGTCGACCGGGCGCGATTCGAGCGGTCGATCGGGCAGATCGCGCAGGAGTTCAAATTCCGGAAACGTCCGGCAGCGGGCGAGATCTTCGACGACCAATTCCTGCCGCCGGTGGCGGGGCGGCTGATCAACTGA
- the hisE gene encoding phosphoribosyl-ATP diphosphatase, protein MSDSLERLYLAVLAARDLDPATSRTARLFQRGPSKMAKKLAEEAIEVVIDAVNRDSEAVIRESADLLYNLTVLWASAGVRPEDVWQEMTRREDMLGIAEKLPKSPMKLPKVASPRVSARRPIVALEGRGARKRH, encoded by the coding sequence ATGAGTGATTCGCTTGAGCGGCTATATCTGGCTGTGCTCGCGGCCAGAGACCTTGATCCGGCAACATCGCGCACGGCCCGGCTGTTTCAGCGCGGTCCTTCCAAAATGGCGAAGAAGCTGGCCGAAGAGGCCATCGAAGTCGTGATCGATGCGGTCAATCGCGACAGCGAGGCCGTGATCCGGGAAAGCGCCGATCTGCTCTACAATCTCACGGTGCTGTGGGCCTCGGCCGGGGTACGCCCCGAGGACGTCTGGCAGGAGATGACCCGGCGTGAGGACATGCTCGGCATTGCCGAGAAGTTGCCGAAATCACCGATGAAGCTGCCCAAAGTCGCGTCACCGCGCGTTTCCGCCAGGCGGCCAATTGTCGCGCTCGAAGGACGCGGGGCGCGCAAGCGCCATTGA